From the Lancefieldella sp. Marseille-Q7238 genome, one window contains:
- a CDS encoding 4-alpha-glucanotransferase, which translates to MQAFHSTSLAAYRQPFGAVRLGENVTLSIAVWGDDVRGCSLRLWIEGNGEKCLSMQRTARSAVDDGVVSQVVDARRVGFGAAYASCVPADAVLFSVSFAPDTTGIVWYRFEIEASDGAVWKYGAREGWVTGVGDFAFGEPPSFQLTVYRPRKVCPTWYEKGIAYQIFPDRFARGADWRRRTRAALDKPHRGPQRELIEDWDRTPSYARDENSRILKWDFYGGTLEGITEKLDYLQALGITIIYLNPIFEAASNHRYDTADYLAIDPILGDEASFKTLCREAKARGISIILDGVFNHTGADSRYFNREHNYSDIGACQGEKSPYADWFTLAEDGSYASWWGVDDLPDVNETSRSFRDFICGKDGVVRRWIRAGARGWRLDVADELSDEFLAEIHEAALAERSDAVVIGEVWEDASNKRAYGELKRYFADNELDGTMNYPLRSGVLKYLRSEISAYELAQRLEELRENYPKHAFFSSLNLMGSHDRARIMTILSGAPYSRTAPAETQEFPLSSDERGLGKSRLWAASVIQMTMPGVPCVYYGDEWGLEGNRDPYNRATMPWGQEDDGVRGASRHGDKDCAAIYRNSIALRKIVPVLTSGEFEPFAPNEDVFGFWRYNGTREQHADVLHDPEERVCVLINRSLSKVQNIRVPIAPGMQVSDIITGQVLEVRNDSVEVFMWPLGTTILHIHRPRRLQRPMKRGMGVLAHITSLPDKLNAPYVSQGATIGSDAHRFVDWLEEAGQMYWQILPVNPTDECGSPYAGLSAFAGNASLLDGGASGALERFEALERNTVFRYSYQEFCKKNAYWLEPYAVFRALKDTFGEDVAWQDWPEEYRSYTPELAARAGVREGAERRRRIQFMFEREWHELRDYAHKHGVQIIGDMPMFVSADSADVWAHPEIFDLDAEGRIASQPGTPPDSFAPEGQLWGNPAYRWDVLKQQGYAWWMQRFERSFDLYGYTRLDHFLGFISYYDIPSGHTAADGSDLFGPGLDLFQEAHRRFGELPFIAEDLGSVTPAVRALLAETGIPGMSVAVFADGDPREHFVAPPETVLYTSTHDTSTLAGHIKRRFTFPDTEDAAVNGLADEKTLELFNAVVEHVLSVPNDVAILPLQDVLGLDDSARMNVPGTCKDNWVWRCPPELLTHDAAEKLRALARRGAR; encoded by the coding sequence ATGCAGGCTTTTCACAGCACTTCGCTGGCAGCGTACCGTCAGCCGTTCGGCGCGGTTCGTCTTGGCGAAAACGTTACGCTTTCTATTGCCGTTTGGGGCGATGACGTGCGGGGCTGTTCTCTCAGGCTCTGGATTGAAGGCAATGGCGAGAAGTGCCTCTCCATGCAGCGGACTGCTCGCTCTGCGGTTGATGATGGCGTAGTCAGCCAAGTTGTTGACGCGCGGCGTGTTGGCTTTGGCGCGGCGTACGCTTCCTGCGTTCCCGCCGACGCCGTACTCTTCTCGGTGTCGTTTGCTCCCGATACTACAGGTATTGTGTGGTATCGCTTTGAGATTGAGGCATCGGACGGCGCTGTGTGGAAGTACGGCGCCCGCGAAGGATGGGTTACCGGTGTAGGCGATTTCGCTTTCGGCGAACCGCCCTCATTTCAGTTGACGGTGTATAGGCCGCGCAAGGTCTGTCCCACCTGGTATGAAAAGGGTATCGCGTACCAGATATTTCCCGACCGCTTCGCGCGCGGCGCTGACTGGCGCAGGCGAACTCGCGCGGCGCTTGATAAACCGCACCGCGGGCCACAGCGTGAGCTGATAGAAGATTGGGACCGCACACCTAGCTATGCGCGGGATGAAAACAGCCGTATCCTCAAATGGGATTTTTACGGCGGTACGCTGGAAGGCATTACGGAAAAGCTGGACTATCTTCAGGCGCTGGGTATCACCATCATCTATCTCAATCCTATCTTTGAAGCGGCCAGCAATCACCGCTATGATACAGCCGATTATCTTGCCATCGATCCTATTTTGGGCGATGAAGCATCGTTCAAGACACTGTGTCGTGAAGCAAAAGCCCGCGGCATTTCCATTATTTTGGACGGCGTCTTCAACCATACGGGAGCGGATTCCCGTTACTTTAATCGTGAACACAACTACTCCGACATAGGCGCTTGTCAGGGCGAGAAGTCGCCCTATGCGGATTGGTTTACGCTTGCGGAAGACGGATCGTACGCAAGTTGGTGGGGTGTTGACGACCTTCCCGACGTCAATGAGACCAGCCGATCATTCCGTGATTTCATCTGCGGAAAGGATGGCGTCGTGCGCCGCTGGATTCGTGCCGGTGCGCGCGGTTGGCGTCTCGATGTGGCAGATGAGCTTTCCGATGAATTTCTCGCCGAGATTCATGAGGCAGCTTTGGCTGAGCGCTCTGACGCGGTAGTAATCGGTGAAGTATGGGAAGACGCCAGCAACAAACGCGCTTACGGCGAACTCAAGCGCTATTTTGCCGACAATGAGCTTGACGGCACCATGAACTATCCCTTGCGCTCTGGGGTGCTTAAGTACCTGCGTAGCGAGATTTCCGCCTATGAGCTGGCTCAACGCCTTGAAGAGCTCCGGGAGAACTATCCGAAGCACGCGTTTTTCTCGTCACTCAATCTTATGGGAAGTCATGATCGCGCGCGCATTATGACCATTTTGAGCGGCGCTCCTTATTCGCGTACGGCTCCCGCGGAGACGCAGGAATTTCCCCTCTCGTCCGATGAGCGCGGCCTTGGTAAGAGCCGCTTATGGGCGGCGAGCGTCATTCAGATGACCATGCCAGGTGTACCGTGCGTGTATTACGGCGATGAGTGGGGCCTCGAAGGAAACCGTGACCCCTACAATCGCGCGACGATGCCCTGGGGTCAGGAGGACGACGGGGTGCGCGGCGCTTCTCGCCATGGCGACAAGGACTGTGCTGCCATCTATCGCAATTCGATTGCTCTGCGCAAGATAGTCCCCGTGCTAACCAGCGGTGAATTTGAACCATTTGCGCCCAATGAGGATGTTTTCGGATTTTGGCGCTACAACGGGACGCGCGAACAACATGCTGATGTACTTCACGATCCGGAGGAACGGGTCTGCGTGCTTATCAACAGGAGCCTCTCCAAGGTTCAAAATATTCGCGTTCCCATTGCGCCTGGCATGCAAGTCAGTGATATCATCACCGGACAGGTGCTTGAGGTTCGTAACGATTCCGTAGAAGTGTTCATGTGGCCGCTTGGCACCACGATTTTGCACATACACCGTCCGCGTCGCCTGCAGCGTCCCATGAAGCGCGGTATGGGCGTTCTCGCGCATATTACCTCACTTCCGGACAAGCTGAATGCTCCGTATGTGTCCCAGGGGGCAACTATTGGTTCTGATGCCCATCGGTTTGTCGACTGGCTGGAAGAGGCTGGTCAAATGTACTGGCAGATTTTGCCCGTAAATCCGACGGATGAGTGCGGCTCTCCGTATGCGGGTCTTTCTGCTTTTGCTGGAAACGCTTCCCTGCTTGACGGAGGAGCCAGCGGCGCCCTTGAGCGCTTTGAGGCCCTTGAGCGCAACACGGTTTTCCGTTATAGCTATCAGGAATTCTGCAAGAAAAACGCCTATTGGCTGGAGCCGTACGCTGTCTTTCGCGCCCTGAAGGATACCTTTGGGGAAGACGTGGCGTGGCAAGACTGGCCAGAAGAATACAGGAGCTATACTCCGGAATTGGCGGCCCGCGCCGGCGTAAGAGAAGGCGCCGAACGCCGGCGCCGTATTCAGTTTATGTTTGAACGCGAATGGCATGAATTGCGTGATTACGCGCATAAGCACGGAGTTCAAATCATTGGCGACATGCCCATGTTTGTTTCGGCGGATTCCGCTGACGTATGGGCGCATCCGGAGATTTTTGATTTGGACGCGGAGGGGCGCATAGCTTCTCAGCCGGGTACCCCGCCCGATTCGTTTGCTCCGGAGGGTCAGCTCTGGGGCAATCCCGCATACCGCTGGGACGTGTTGAAGCAGCAGGGGTACGCGTGGTGGATGCAGCGCTTTGAGCGTTCCTTTGACCTGTACGGCTATACGCGTCTTGACCATTTTCTGGGATTTATCTCGTATTACGATATTCCGTCCGGACATACGGCCGCAGACGGTTCCGATCTTTTTGGACCCGGACTCGACCTGTTCCAGGAGGCGCATAGACGCTTTGGCGAGCTGCCCTTCATTGCCGAAGACCTTGGCTCCGTGACGCCTGCAGTTCGCGCGCTTTTGGCGGAGACAGGTATTCCCGGCATGTCGGTGGCGGTGTTTGCCGATGGAGACCCCCGCGAGCATTTTGTGGCGCCGCCTGAGACGGTGCTCTACACCTCAACGCACGACACCTCGACACTCGCTGGTCATATCAAGCGCCGTTTCACTTTTCCCGATACAGAGGATGCGGCCGTAAACGGTTTGGCTGACGAGAAGACCCTTGAGCTGTTTAACGCTGTGGTTGAGCACGTGCTGTCGGTTCCGAATGACGTGGCCATACTGCCTTTGCAAGACGTACTGGGGCTGGACGATTCCGCTCGCATGAATGTGCCGGGGACCTGCAAGGACAATTGGGTTTGGAGATGCCCGCCTGAACTCCTGACTCATGATGCCGCTGAAAAACTGAGGGCCTTGGCGCGGCGCGGCGCTCGTTAG
- the mfd gene encoding transcription-repair coupling factor, producing MFINRVAQRLLSAPELAACMRVLSEGKDATLAVAQGARTLVLASVWAHNPRPTVLVVAGEEAANRSARALAAWLGNDVVLRYPERRDYPWSETAPDDALIGMRCHAIARLAAGEKCVVVASARALLRRVPPVGSGYCMPSTFSIGDVVPFEEVPALLVGMGYADTGAADVPGSFHVHGDTVDIFPAQFSSAVRLEFFGDEIDRIRRMVAATGQTIGELESVTVVPCRELALTAETIRNAEAALYNRAQENSAIAADLELIQRGASVSTLERYLPILYGTTANPLEHIAAETLVVLSEPRSLFDDCQRAMDEIASAAQTAKVKLDGLYTMPRELDFGKQQRFSFASLLRAGGQVTAELAVHRPSIAGSDAKLLSCVRQLVHDNDVVVFAVPDRAAREHMMSHFSDESIPFEVSLGTSKENIPKQDISYTTLKRGRVTFTDAPVPAGIIVPSADLAVLSVSDLTVRSARSHRRSRRVDPTSVTFPFKPGDYVVHAKHGIAYFKEIVREEAAGRMRDYFLLEYAQGDKLYVPFEQVDRLTRYVGPDGAAPRLTRLSTADWSRATAKARKSAKKLAFDLVDLYTRRASVPGYAFSFDTPAQEEMEAAFPYPMTPDQESAIADIKLDMEAQKPMDRLLCGDVGFGKTEVALRAAFKACQDGRQVMILCPTTILAQQHFETFFSRFAPFGLRVAVLSRFVTPARQRRALEGFADGSVNVLVGTHRLLSADVNPHDLGLVIVDEEQRFGVQHKEQLKNMREQVDVLTLSATPIPRTMQMAMSGVRDMSLIMTPPPGRKPVKVMVGEYDPDLVSAAIRAELAREGQVYYVSNRVTTIDDAVSRVAEAAPEARVGVAHGQMNAREVEDVMLRFQEHEIDVLVATTIIESGIDNPHTNTLIIEDSERLGLAQLYQLKGRVGRGRQQAYAYFMFPAEMPLTEEATARLTAINEYQDLGSGMRIAMRDLEIRGAGSLMGAEQHGNLSGVGFDLFTQMLGEAVAEARGETPDIEQAEVTLNLPADFFLDEEYLPEVDRRVLVYRRLAAAWDLADVDEIQQETEERFGALPLAGKNLFDRARIRIRAERLGLASISLTGGRLVYQGIKIPREQALKFKARGAIYYPKSEKLGYPFRHKDEQLMPAALGVLEELGGDDEEFDSDEASGGNEMSRGGGTLGSNAVPNGGKALGDNEAEK from the coding sequence GTGTTTATCAATCGAGTTGCTCAGCGCCTGTTATCCGCTCCCGAACTTGCAGCCTGTATGCGCGTGCTGTCGGAAGGCAAAGACGCTACGTTAGCTGTGGCGCAAGGCGCTCGCACGTTGGTGCTCGCGTCCGTCTGGGCGCACAACCCGCGGCCGACCGTGCTGGTGGTGGCCGGTGAGGAAGCGGCTAATCGTAGTGCTCGCGCTCTCGCGGCGTGGCTCGGCAATGACGTGGTCTTGAGGTATCCTGAACGTCGCGACTACCCTTGGTCGGAAACCGCGCCGGACGACGCTCTTATCGGCATGCGCTGTCATGCGATTGCTCGCCTTGCTGCGGGCGAGAAGTGCGTCGTGGTCGCAAGCGCCCGTGCACTTTTGCGCCGGGTTCCTCCGGTGGGCTCGGGCTACTGTATGCCCAGTACGTTTTCTATAGGCGATGTCGTGCCTTTTGAAGAGGTGCCTGCGCTTCTGGTAGGCATGGGGTATGCCGACACCGGCGCGGCGGATGTTCCCGGCTCGTTTCATGTGCATGGCGACACGGTCGATATATTTCCCGCCCAGTTCAGCAGTGCAGTGCGCTTGGAATTTTTCGGTGACGAGATTGATCGCATTCGTCGCATGGTAGCCGCTACCGGCCAGACCATCGGCGAGCTTGAATCGGTGACGGTAGTCCCGTGCCGTGAGTTGGCCCTTACTGCAGAGACTATCCGCAATGCTGAGGCGGCATTGTATAACCGCGCTCAGGAGAATAGCGCGATAGCTGCGGACTTAGAGCTCATTCAGCGCGGAGCTTCCGTTTCGACGCTTGAGCGCTATCTGCCCATCCTATATGGTACAACGGCGAATCCCCTGGAACACATTGCGGCTGAAACCCTCGTGGTTCTCTCCGAACCCCGCTCACTTTTTGACGACTGTCAGCGAGCTATGGATGAGATTGCATCCGCCGCGCAAACGGCGAAGGTTAAACTCGACGGGCTGTACACCATGCCAAGAGAGCTGGATTTCGGAAAGCAGCAGCGCTTTTCTTTTGCTTCGCTTTTGCGTGCGGGCGGTCAGGTTACAGCGGAACTTGCGGTACACAGGCCCTCTATTGCCGGATCGGACGCTAAGCTGCTCAGCTGCGTTCGTCAGCTGGTTCATGACAATGATGTTGTCGTCTTTGCTGTTCCGGATAGAGCTGCCCGTGAGCATATGATGTCTCATTTCAGCGATGAAAGCATACCGTTTGAAGTGTCTTTAGGCACGTCAAAAGAAAATATCCCAAAACAGGATATTTCGTATACTACTCTGAAACGCGGCAGGGTGACATTTACCGATGCTCCGGTTCCAGCGGGCATCATTGTACCTTCGGCAGACCTTGCCGTATTATCCGTTTCGGATCTTACCGTTCGCTCTGCTCGCAGCCATCGCCGCTCCAGGCGCGTCGACCCTACCAGTGTTACGTTTCCTTTCAAGCCGGGCGACTACGTTGTTCACGCTAAACACGGTATTGCCTACTTCAAGGAGATTGTACGAGAAGAAGCTGCGGGCAGGATGCGTGATTACTTCCTGCTTGAGTATGCGCAGGGCGACAAGCTTTACGTTCCCTTTGAGCAGGTTGACCGGCTGACAAGATATGTAGGACCTGATGGCGCCGCTCCAAGGCTGACTCGCCTGAGTACAGCTGACTGGTCTCGAGCCACGGCAAAAGCGCGCAAATCCGCTAAAAAACTAGCATTTGACCTGGTTGATCTCTATACGCGCCGTGCCTCAGTGCCGGGGTATGCGTTTTCCTTTGATACTCCCGCGCAGGAAGAGATGGAAGCTGCTTTTCCTTATCCAATGACACCCGATCAAGAGAGCGCGATTGCGGATATCAAGCTTGACATGGAAGCGCAAAAGCCTATGGATCGGCTGCTCTGCGGCGATGTGGGATTTGGCAAGACAGAGGTTGCGTTGCGTGCTGCATTCAAGGCATGCCAGGACGGCCGTCAAGTCATGATTTTGTGTCCTACTACCATTTTGGCTCAGCAGCATTTTGAGACGTTCTTCTCGCGCTTTGCCCCCTTTGGCCTGCGTGTGGCGGTACTTTCCCGTTTTGTTACGCCTGCGCGGCAACGGCGGGCGCTGGAGGGCTTTGCGGACGGTTCGGTGAATGTTTTGGTGGGAACTCATCGTTTGCTGTCGGCGGATGTGAACCCTCACGACCTGGGACTTGTCATCGTTGATGAGGAGCAGCGTTTTGGGGTCCAGCATAAAGAGCAGCTTAAAAATATGCGCGAACAGGTTGATGTACTGACGCTTTCCGCGACACCCATTCCTCGTACCATGCAGATGGCTATGAGTGGTGTGCGCGACATGAGCCTTATCATGACGCCTCCTCCGGGCAGAAAGCCGGTCAAAGTGATGGTAGGGGAGTACGACCCCGACCTTGTGTCCGCTGCTATTAGGGCTGAACTCGCGCGAGAAGGACAGGTGTATTACGTCTCCAACCGCGTTACTACTATCGATGACGCTGTGAGTCGCGTGGCGGAGGCGGCGCCGGAAGCGCGCGTAGGCGTAGCCCACGGCCAAATGAATGCTCGCGAGGTAGAAGACGTGATGCTGCGTTTTCAGGAACATGAGATAGATGTCTTGGTAGCGACAACTATTATTGAATCAGGCATCGATAATCCGCACACCAACACGTTGATCATCGAAGACTCGGAACGTTTGGGCTTAGCCCAGCTCTACCAGCTGAAGGGACGCGTTGGTCGAGGCCGGCAGCAGGCGTACGCGTACTTTATGTTCCCTGCGGAGATGCCGCTTACCGAAGAAGCAACAGCGCGCTTGACCGCCATCAACGAGTATCAAGATCTCGGTAGCGGCATGAGGATTGCCATGCGCGACCTTGAGATTCGCGGTGCGGGTTCGCTTATGGGCGCTGAGCAGCACGGTAATCTCTCCGGAGTGGGCTTTGATCTCTTTACGCAGATGCTTGGCGAGGCTGTTGCCGAAGCGCGCGGGGAGACCCCCGATATCGAACAGGCAGAGGTGACCCTCAATTTGCCCGCCGATTTCTTCTTGGATGAAGAATATCTACCAGAGGTTGACCGGCGCGTGCTGGTGTATCGCCGTTTGGCGGCCGCTTGGGATCTTGCGGATGTGGATGAGATACAGCAGGAGACGGAGGAGCGCTTTGGTGCGTTGCCTCTTGCCGGCAAGAATCTCTTCGACCGCGCGCGGATACGTATCCGCGCAGAACGGCTCGGTTTGGCCTCGATTTCGCTTACCGGAGGACGCCTTGTGTACCAAGGAATCAAGATTCCCCGTGAGCAGGCGCTCAAGTTCAAAGCACGCGGTGCCATCTACTATCCCAAGTCCGAAAAACTTGGCTATCCATTCCGACACAAAGATGAACAGCTTATGCCTGCGGCTTTGGGTGTTCTCGAAGAGCTTGGCGGAGACGATGAGGAGTTCGACAGCGATGAGGCGTCCGGCGGTAATGAGATGTCCAGGGGTGGCGGAACGCTCGGCAGTAATGCTGTGCCTAACGGCGGCAAAGCGCTCGGCGATAACGAGGCGGAAAAGTAA
- the glgA gene encoding glycogen synthase GlgA: MARTTRRRKLKVLFSASEVVPFSKTGGLGDVAGSLPSALKHVGAKVAVISPLYKTIAPEWREKMTKVAELYVPLAWREAYCGLYHLVHENVDCYFVDNESYFGRDALYGFFDDGERFAFFSKAICEVIAHVPELACDILHCNDWQTALAPVFLREFYRGIPVCDNVRTVFSVHNVKFQGQFTDEMLADPLGLADIPAAAGQLRCDERSINFMQGALLYSDYLSTVSPTYALELQMPFYGEGMDPIFRRRHEALRGILNGIDIAAWSPANDPFTPARFSAKKMEGKAECKRLLQEELGLEVNPDIPLIVMVTRLTDQKGMGLVSYAMDRIICAGAEVAILGTGDQKYEDDLRYFDGHYGNRMAARLQFDVALSHRMYAGADMFLMPSEFEPCGLSQMISMRYGTLPIVRETGGLADSVRPYNQFTGEGTGFSFANMNADEMADVVCFACDVYCNHRDAWDKLVEQAMAADFSWHTAANDYLDMYHWLHPEVIRYTRRRDW, encoded by the coding sequence ATGGCACGCACAACAAGGAGAAGAAAGCTTAAGGTTCTTTTTTCGGCTTCTGAAGTTGTTCCCTTTTCAAAGACCGGCGGTCTTGGCGATGTAGCGGGTTCGCTGCCAAGCGCGTTGAAGCATGTAGGGGCAAAAGTTGCTGTCATCTCACCCCTGTACAAGACCATCGCACCCGAATGGCGCGAAAAGATGACCAAGGTTGCCGAGCTCTATGTGCCACTTGCTTGGAGAGAGGCGTACTGCGGCCTGTATCATCTTGTTCATGAAAATGTCGATTGCTACTTCGTTGACAATGAGTCGTACTTTGGCAGGGACGCCCTCTACGGCTTTTTTGATGATGGCGAGCGATTCGCGTTTTTCTCAAAGGCAATCTGTGAGGTAATCGCGCATGTGCCTGAACTCGCCTGCGATATCCTGCATTGCAACGACTGGCAAACAGCGTTGGCACCTGTCTTTTTGCGCGAGTTTTACAGGGGTATTCCCGTGTGCGATAACGTTCGCACGGTCTTCTCGGTACATAACGTAAAGTTCCAGGGTCAGTTTACCGATGAAATGCTTGCAGACCCCTTGGGGCTTGCTGACATCCCTGCCGCGGCGGGGCAGCTCCGTTGCGACGAGCGTTCCATCAACTTTATGCAGGGAGCACTGCTGTACTCGGATTATCTGAGTACGGTCAGCCCCACCTATGCGCTTGAGCTGCAGATGCCGTTTTACGGCGAGGGCATGGACCCCATTTTCCGTCGCCGTCATGAAGCGCTGCGCGGCATCTTGAATGGTATAGACATTGCCGCATGGTCGCCGGCAAACGATCCCTTTACACCCGCGCGCTTCTCGGCAAAGAAGATGGAAGGCAAGGCGGAGTGCAAGCGTCTTCTGCAAGAGGAGCTTGGGCTTGAAGTCAATCCTGACATCCCCTTGATTGTGATGGTCACGCGCCTGACTGACCAAAAGGGCATGGGCTTGGTGAGCTATGCCATGGACCGCATCATATGCGCCGGTGCCGAGGTGGCAATCTTGGGTACGGGCGATCAGAAATACGAGGACGATCTGCGCTACTTTGACGGACACTACGGCAACCGCATGGCCGCTCGCCTGCAGTTTGACGTGGCGCTTTCGCATCGTATGTATGCCGGCGCCGATATGTTTTTGATGCCTTCGGAGTTTGAGCCGTGCGGGCTCTCTCAAATGATTTCGATGCGCTACGGAACCCTTCCCATTGTGCGTGAAACGGGAGGCTTGGCTGATTCCGTCAGACCCTACAACCAATTTACGGGAGAGGGAACCGGCTTCAGCTTCGCGAACATGAACGCGGACGAAATGGCTGATGTGGTTTGTTTTGCCTGCGATGTGTACTGCAATCATCGCGACGCGTGGGACAAGCTAGTTGAGCAAGCGATGGCCGCTGACTTCAGCTGGCATACGGCCGCCAATGATTATCTCGACATGTATCATTGGCTCCACCCGGAGGTAATCCGTTATACCAGGCGCAGGGATTGGTAA
- a CDS encoding type II toxin-antitoxin system Y4mF family antitoxin yields MQGITSPEDLGKLIRKVRKSQNLTQLDLANVAGVGSTFISQLERGKTTAELGRTIKVLTVLGLDLYAEVRS; encoded by the coding sequence ATGCAAGGTATTACAAGTCCGGAGGACCTGGGGAAACTTATCCGGAAGGTACGCAAAAGCCAGAATTTGACACAGCTTGACCTTGCTAATGTCGCAGGAGTGGGTAGTACGTTTATCTCTCAGTTGGAACGCGGCAAGACGACGGCCGAGCTCGGACGAACCATCAAAGTTTTAACGGTACTCGGTCTAGATCTCTATGCGGAGGTGCGTTCCTGA
- a CDS encoding HipA domain-containing protein, whose product MTELEVYRLSFDVPVHVGTIVSREADGTKFFAYSETYIHDKDAIAISESLPLDKRHYAEEEFRPYFEGLLPEYEARSILCQELQINEHDYLTLLGVCGHDCIGDVVIREAAESFEREAFSYQALTEQELKNIFKTDRSTAFENIVSRLSLAGTQLKTGLTYTTDTDLSKSGWLKPKGLAAASHIMKISDVRDIPEIEYVCMKAAKACGLSVADVSLENFGRQVLAVKRFDRHVSQSNQTVKVIRFHQEDLAQAFGVTSASKYAELPGGSVAAIAEMLRRYTAQPAREITKFVQMLCFTYLIGDCDSHLKNYSLLWNSESRRPVFSPAYDLVCTTRFERFSREMAFDFGGERLIDNIDAHTFDQLAKDLGITSRMVKQIAKPLVEAVQPELMNAGLGNYGRVFDSTYSVAEDIVDDCLPRVRVLETFCTSR is encoded by the coding sequence ATGACTGAGCTGGAGGTGTATCGGCTTTCTTTTGATGTTCCCGTTCATGTAGGCACGATTGTGTCACGTGAAGCGGATGGAACGAAATTTTTTGCCTATAGCGAAACATATATACATGACAAAGACGCCATTGCGATTTCCGAGTCACTTCCTTTAGACAAACGGCACTATGCTGAAGAGGAATTCAGGCCTTACTTTGAGGGCTTGCTTCCTGAATATGAAGCTCGCTCAATACTTTGTCAGGAACTTCAGATCAACGAACATGATTACCTTACCTTGCTTGGCGTATGTGGCCATGATTGTATTGGCGATGTTGTGATTCGCGAGGCTGCTGAGTCTTTTGAAAGGGAGGCTTTTTCATATCAAGCGCTGACGGAGCAAGAGTTAAAAAACATCTTTAAGACTGACAGGTCGACCGCTTTCGAGAATATAGTTTCGAGGCTTTCCTTAGCGGGAACGCAGTTAAAAACAGGACTTACCTATACAACCGACACAGATTTATCAAAATCAGGATGGTTGAAGCCAAAGGGACTTGCGGCTGCCAGCCATATCATGAAGATAAGCGACGTGAGAGATATTCCTGAAATAGAGTATGTGTGTATGAAAGCGGCAAAAGCGTGTGGACTGTCGGTGGCAGATGTTTCGCTTGAGAATTTTGGGAGACAAGTCCTCGCGGTCAAGAGGTTTGATCGCCATGTAAGCCAGTCAAATCAAACGGTTAAGGTCATTCGATTTCATCAGGAAGATTTGGCGCAGGCCTTTGGGGTAACGTCCGCATCAAAATACGCGGAACTTCCAGGAGGTAGCGTTGCGGCTATTGCGGAGATGCTCCGGAGATATACCGCGCAGCCGGCAAGAGAAATAACAAAGTTTGTACAAATGCTTTGCTTTACCTACTTGATTGGCGATTGCGATTCGCATCTCAAGAATTACTCGCTGCTTTGGAATAGCGAATCGCGCCGACCGGTGTTTTCTCCGGCATATGACTTGGTATGCACTACGCGCTTTGAGCGGTTTAGTCGTGAGATGGCCTTTGACTTTGGGGGAGAGCGGCTTATAGACAATATTGATGCGCATACCTTCGATCAACTTGCAAAAGATCTTGGCATTACTTCAAGGATGGTTAAACAAATTGCAAAACCATTAGTGGAGGCGGTTCAGCCTGAACTTATGAACGCGGGGCTTGGCAACTACGGCCGAGTGTTTGATTCAACCTATAGTGTCGCTGAAGACATTGTCGATGATTGTCTTCCTCGCGTGCGCGTGTTGGAGACATTCTGTACTTCTCGGTAG